A window of the Tachysurus fulvidraco isolate hzauxx_2018 chromosome 6, HZAU_PFXX_2.0, whole genome shotgun sequence genome harbors these coding sequences:
- the LOC113642085 gene encoding piggyBac transposable element-derived protein 4-like, with translation MSSVRNASSQVPDVSSQLCADVKTETNWMELHMKQEETTESNVYHHGDDFDHKSDVISIKVEEADGESYLYCEFCKSRFFTKCEVHGPALFIADTPVPMGVNDRARQTLPPGLEIRNSGIPDAGLGVFNKGEIVPVGAHFGPYQGELVDQEDTMNSRYSWVISRSAQGEKYIDAKREMHANWMRYVNCARNEGEQNLMAFRYQGEILYRCCRAIAPGQELLVWYEEGYAKDLGRTFDRLWNVKHSANGKKFFAAEEAIKVTGEISDDDNSSSSESDLSVDSEAEEDFLKGRDPDLELEPESSDSDYQTETKRPRRTPVFVEMEEEEKELEPQSSTSTQPAGQGRGRPRGRTRGRAGLRSTDQQTSVPEGSWQGTDVEDITPDQPSFHPARTPGGQLKGRVKYTILQLFSLFMTDDLLQVIVNNSNKFGESKHPDTFQKITLAEMKSYLAMIIYMGLVKTPGIRDYWRKSELYAFSFPSSVISGRRFKAISRVLHLSDPGEDAANNSKRGTAGYDRLCKIKPLYHKFRKTCMAHYHPHQCIAIDERMVASKARSGFRQYMKNKPVKWGYKLFVLVDSTNGYTWDFFIYEGKGAKIIKGLSYDSIMRLTNTHVLGTGYKLFVDNFYTSPNLFRDLLEKKIWACGTIRGQRIGFPKDRQGGLVRSSARGTIRWIREGPMVFVQWRDTKDVLMCSTFHAAHGEDSVRRRIKGADGQWSVQDVPIPPAMKDYNRNMGGVDLSEAMIDYYSVLHKTKKWYRSVLYQFVDIAIVNAFILYKEMANARNEKVMSHKDFRETLVMELRAVGSTTTAPPKPPPPAPKGASHKPFHFSQDGTIGRRRCVHCHQRTTVKCTSCDVCLCFTINRDCYNAWHTLKKL, from the exons ATGAGTTCAGTCAGAAATGCCTCCTCTCAGGTTCCTGATGTTTCCTCACAG TTGTGTGCGGATGTAAAAACAGAGACTAACTGGATGGAGCTCCACATGAAGCAGGAGGAGACTACGGAGTCCAACGTCTACCACCATGGAGATGATTTTGACCACAAATCTGATGTTATCTCCATTAAAGTGGAAGAAGCTGACGGTGAATCTTACCTGT ATTGTGAATTTTGCAAATCGCGCTTCTTCACCAAGTGTGAGGTTCACGGTCCAGCGCTCTTCATCGCTGATACCCCTGTTCCCATGGGGGTCAATGACCGAGCCAGGCAAACTCTTCCTCCTGGCCTGGAGATTCGGAATTCCGGTATTCCTGACGCAGGACTGGGGGTGTTTAATAAGGGGGAGATTGTTCCAGTCGGTGCGCACTTCGGACCCTACCAGGGAGAGCTGGTGGACCAAGAGGACACCATGAACAGCAGATACTCCTGGGTG ATATCACGAAGTGCTCAGggtgaaaaatatatagatgCCAAGCGAGAGATGCATGCCAACTGGATGCG GTATGTGAATTGTGCTCGTAATGAAGGAGAGCAGAATCTCATGGCATTCAGGTATCAAGGAGAGATTCTGTACCGATGCTGTCGAGCCATCGCCCCAGGACAAGAGCTCTTGGTGTGGTACGAAGAGGGATATGCCAAAGATCTTGGCCGTACGTTTGACCGCCTCTGGAATGTAAAGCACTCTGCAAATG GAAAAAAGTTTTTCGCGGCTGAGGAGGCAATCAAAGTGACGGGCGAAATATCCGACGACGATAATTCGTCCTCGTCAGAGAGCGATTTATCTGTAGACTCTGAGGCTGAGGAGGATTTCCTAAAAGGAAGAGATCCTGATCTAGAACT AGAGCCAGAGTCATCTGACTCAGATTatcagacagagacaaagaggcCCAGGAGGACCCCAGTGTTTGTGGAGatggaggaagaagagaaggagcTGGAACCCCAATCCTCTACCTCCACACAGCCTGCAGGGCAGGGGAGGGGGAGACCCAGGGGAAGAACCAGAGGGAGAGCAGGACTGAGAAGCACTGACCAGCAGACTTCTGTACCTGAAGGTTCATGGCAGGGCACTGATGTGGAGGACATCACTCCTGACCAGCCATCCTTCCACCCCGCACGCACACCTGGTGGCCAGCTCAAGGGTCGTGTAAAATACACCATCCTACAATTGTTTAGTTTGTTCATGACCGATGACCTACTCCAAGTCATTGTGAACAATTCAAACAAATTTGGAGAAAGCAAACACCCAGACACATTTCAGAAGATCACCTTGGCAGAGATGAAGTCATACTTGGCGATGATCATCTACATGGGATTAGTCAAGACACCTGGAATTCGTGACTATTGGAGAAAGTCTGAGTTATACGCCTTTTCTTTTCCCTCAAGTGTGATCTCCGGGCGCCGGTTCAAAGCCATCTCACGTGTCCTCCACCTCAGTGACCCTGGTGAAGATGCTGCCAACAACTCAAAAAGAGGCACCGCTGGGTACGATAGACTTTGTAAAATAAAGCCATTGTACCATAAGTTTAGGAAGACGTGCATGGCGCATTATCATCCCCACCAGTGCATTGCGATTGATGAGAGAATGGTCGCCTCCAAAGCCCGCAGCGGATTCCGGCAGTATATGAAGAACAAGCCTGTGAAGTGGGGTTATAAGCTGTTTGTGCTTGTGGATTCCACCAATGGTTACACCTGGGACTTCTTCATCTACGAAGGCAAGGGAGCAAAAATCATCAAGGGGCTCAGCTATGACTCCATAATGCGTCTCACGAACACGCATGTGCTTGGTACCGGGTACAAGTTATTTGTGGATAACTTTTACACAAGCCCAAATCTCTTTCGTGACCTGCTGGAAAAGAAGATCTGGGCCTGCGGTACCATTCGCGGACAGCGTATCGGGTTCCCAAAAGACAGGCAAGGCGGTCTTGTGAGGTCCTCCGCCCGGGGCACCATTCGCTGGATCCGCGAGGGGCCCATGGTGTTTGTGCAGTGGAGGGACACCAAAGATGTGCTGATGTGTTCCACATTTCATGCAGCACATGGAGAGGATAGTGTCCGGAGACGGATCAAGGGGGCAGATGGGCAGTGGTCTGTGCAGGATGTCCCCATTCCACCAGCCATGAAGGATTACAACAG GAACATGGGTGGTGTGGACCTGTCCGAAGCCATGATCGACTACTACTCTGTCCTGCACAAGACCAAGAAGTGGTACCGGTCTGTCCTGTACCAATTCGTCGACATCGCGATCGTCAACGCCTTCATCCTCTACAAGGAGATGGCCAATGCAAGGAACGAGAAGGTGATGTCACACAAGGACTTCCGTGAGACCCTGGTGATGGAACTGAGAGCAGTTGGGTCTACCACCACAGCCCCACCAAAGCCACCCCCTCCTGCTCCTAAAGGTGCCTCACACAAGCCTTTTCACTTTTCACAGGATGGCACCATAGGTCGGAGGAGGTGTGTCCACTGCCACCAGAGGACCACAGTAAAGTGCACCTCCTGTGATGTGTGCCTCTGCTTCACTATAAACAGGGACTGTTATAATGCATGGCACACCTTGAAGAAATTATAA
- the LOC113642086 gene encoding CAP-Gly domain-containing linker protein 1-like isoform X1 yields the protein MTPYWISLDLATDLLLAAAGLAVAAAGFYYLVKKLRDGQKRAEGCQMKTDERDEASELETDETDEASVLETDERNKASVLEKRLRQLEELIFEIQRENKREIEILQTALAEAESKYEKVMKSQVQVENENLDLIFNIHLLQDTLQDYKKELHAAYRKCSMSLMEYEQEKFTHSLLQTKFKKMEGTLKWSINYLNVVVAEAQRKYETLQDVNAELRDDNNDLMSAFDFEQLSELYRKCDIINNVVVAEAQRKYETLQDINAELRDENNDLISAFNSLQDTVDEANEKLSEVQRKCDIIRKERKCEMDYHSMLKLEYQEMKEFLADEESLMVQLLQNKQVALVEAEKKYEQATVSHEATRTKNYELLSESDVLQDCVDELKVKIVKTRLRTKKLTEDYQKALENFNILNSECKEMLQNCEKLIQEIDHDHDAHMILINQYNQLKELSVQISQATKLQAFVQTLEEELEDTRRKCDVLTAEKEQKMVAEKFQQLQYKEMKKNCKRCYELLKKHNKDGSEDPEDP from the exons ATGACACCATATTGGATAAGTCTTGATTTGGCTACAGATCTTCTTCTGGCTGCAGCTGGACTTGCGGTCGCTGCTGCAGGATTTTATTATTTGGTGAAGAAGCTAAGAGATGGACAGAAAAGAGCGGAG GGATGTCAAATGAAGACGGATGAGAGGGACGAGGCGTCCGAGCTGGAGACGGATGAGACGGATGAGGCGTCCGTGCTGGAGACGGATGAGAGGAACAAGGCGTCCGTGCTGGAGAAAAGACTGAGACAACTGGAGGAACTGATCTttgagatacagagagagaataagagagaaatTGAG ATCCTGCAGACTGCTCTTGCTGAAGCTGAGAGTAAATATGAGAAGGTGATGAAGTCACAAGTTCAGGTAGAGAACGAGAACTTGGACCTGATATTCAATATACATTTGCTGCAAGACACATTGCAGGACTACAAGAAAGAGCTTCATGCGGCATACAGGAAGTGCAGCATGTCACTGATG GAGTACGAGCAGGAGAAGTTCACTCACAGTCTCTTACAGACAAAGTTCAAGAAGATGGAGGGAACTTTGAAATGGAGCATTAACTATTTGAAT GTAGTTGTGGCTGAAGCTCAGAGAAAATATGAGACGCTGCAGGACGTCAATGCTGAGCTACGGGACGACAACAACGACCTGATGTCTGCATTCGACTTTGAACAGCTCTCTGAGCTATACAGGAAGTGTGACATCATAAATAAT GTAGTTGTGGCTGAAGCTCAGAGAAAATACGAGACGCTGCAGGACATCAATGCTGAGCTACGGGACGAGAACAACGACCTGATATCTGCATTCAACTCGCTGCAAGACACGGTGGACGAGGCCAATGAAAAACTCAGTGAGGTACAGAGGAAGTGTGACATCATAAGAAAG GAGCGTAAGTGCGAGATGGACTATCACAGTATGCTGAAGTTAGAGTACCAGGAGATGAAGGAATTTTTAGCAGACGAGGAGTCACTAATGGTTCAATTATTG CAGAACAAGCAGGTCGCTCTGGTTGAAGCTGAGAAGAAATATGAGCAGGCGACGGTGTCCCATGAGGCGACTAGAACAAAGAACTATGAGCTGTTATCTGAATCGGATGTTCTACAAGATTGTGTGGACGAGTTGAAAGTAAAGATTGTTAAGACTCGGCTCAGGACTAAAAAGTTAACGGAG GATTATCAGAAAGCACTGGAGAATTTTAACATCCTGAATTCAGAGTGCAAGGAGATGTTACAGAACTGTGAAAAGTTAATCCAG GAGATTGATCACGATCACGACGCTCACATGATCCTGATAAATCAGTATAATCAGCTGAAG GAGCTGTCTGTCCAGATATCCCAGGCGACCAAACTGCAAGCCTTTGTACAGACGCTGGAGGAAGAGCTCGAAGATACACGCAGAAAATGTGATGTGTTAACGGCG GAGAAAGAGCAAAAGATGGTGGCTGAAAAGTTCCAACAGCTGCAGTACAAAGAGATGAAGAAAAATTGTAAACGGTGTTATGAGTTACTAAAA AAACATAACAAAGACGGATCTGAGGACCCCGAGGACCCATAA
- the LOC113642086 gene encoding uveal autoantigen with coiled-coil domains and ankyrin repeats-like isoform X2: protein MTPYWISLDLATDLLLAAAGLAVAAAGFYYLVKKLRDGQKRAEGCQMKTDERDEASELETDETDEASVLETDERNKASVLEKRLRQLEELIFEIQRENKREIEILQTALAEAESKYEKVMKSQVQVENENLDLIFNIHLLQDTLQDYKKELHAAYRKCSMSLMEYEQEKFTHSLLQTKFKKMEGTLKWSINYLNVVVAEAQRKYETLQDVNAELRDDNNDLMSAFDFEQLSELYRKCDIINNVVVAEAQRKYETLQDINAELRDENNDLISAFNSLQDTVDEANEKLSEVQRKCDIIRKERKCEMDYHSMLKLEYQEMKEFLADEESLMVQLLNKQVALVEAEKKYEQATVSHEATRTKNYELLSESDVLQDCVDELKVKIVKTRLRTKKLTEDYQKALENFNILNSECKEMLQNCEKLIQEIDHDHDAHMILINQYNQLKELSVQISQATKLQAFVQTLEEELEDTRRKCDVLTAEKEQKMVAEKFQQLQYKEMKKNCKRCYELLKKHNKDGSEDPEDP from the exons ATGACACCATATTGGATAAGTCTTGATTTGGCTACAGATCTTCTTCTGGCTGCAGCTGGACTTGCGGTCGCTGCTGCAGGATTTTATTATTTGGTGAAGAAGCTAAGAGATGGACAGAAAAGAGCGGAG GGATGTCAAATGAAGACGGATGAGAGGGACGAGGCGTCCGAGCTGGAGACGGATGAGACGGATGAGGCGTCCGTGCTGGAGACGGATGAGAGGAACAAGGCGTCCGTGCTGGAGAAAAGACTGAGACAACTGGAGGAACTGATCTttgagatacagagagagaataagagagaaatTGAG ATCCTGCAGACTGCTCTTGCTGAAGCTGAGAGTAAATATGAGAAGGTGATGAAGTCACAAGTTCAGGTAGAGAACGAGAACTTGGACCTGATATTCAATATACATTTGCTGCAAGACACATTGCAGGACTACAAGAAAGAGCTTCATGCGGCATACAGGAAGTGCAGCATGTCACTGATG GAGTACGAGCAGGAGAAGTTCACTCACAGTCTCTTACAGACAAAGTTCAAGAAGATGGAGGGAACTTTGAAATGGAGCATTAACTATTTGAAT GTAGTTGTGGCTGAAGCTCAGAGAAAATATGAGACGCTGCAGGACGTCAATGCTGAGCTACGGGACGACAACAACGACCTGATGTCTGCATTCGACTTTGAACAGCTCTCTGAGCTATACAGGAAGTGTGACATCATAAATAAT GTAGTTGTGGCTGAAGCTCAGAGAAAATACGAGACGCTGCAGGACATCAATGCTGAGCTACGGGACGAGAACAACGACCTGATATCTGCATTCAACTCGCTGCAAGACACGGTGGACGAGGCCAATGAAAAACTCAGTGAGGTACAGAGGAAGTGTGACATCATAAGAAAG GAGCGTAAGTGCGAGATGGACTATCACAGTATGCTGAAGTTAGAGTACCAGGAGATGAAGGAATTTTTAGCAGACGAGGAGTCACTAATGGTTCAATTATTG AACAAGCAGGTCGCTCTGGTTGAAGCTGAGAAGAAATATGAGCAGGCGACGGTGTCCCATGAGGCGACTAGAACAAAGAACTATGAGCTGTTATCTGAATCGGATGTTCTACAAGATTGTGTGGACGAGTTGAAAGTAAAGATTGTTAAGACTCGGCTCAGGACTAAAAAGTTAACGGAG GATTATCAGAAAGCACTGGAGAATTTTAACATCCTGAATTCAGAGTGCAAGGAGATGTTACAGAACTGTGAAAAGTTAATCCAG GAGATTGATCACGATCACGACGCTCACATGATCCTGATAAATCAGTATAATCAGCTGAAG GAGCTGTCTGTCCAGATATCCCAGGCGACCAAACTGCAAGCCTTTGTACAGACGCTGGAGGAAGAGCTCGAAGATACACGCAGAAAATGTGATGTGTTAACGGCG GAGAAAGAGCAAAAGATGGTGGCTGAAAAGTTCCAACAGCTGCAGTACAAAGAGATGAAGAAAAATTGTAAACGGTGTTATGAGTTACTAAAA AAACATAACAAAGACGGATCTGAGGACCCCGAGGACCCATAA
- the LOC113642086 gene encoding CAP-Gly domain-containing linker protein 1-like isoform X3, translating to MTPYWISLDLATDLLLAAAGLAVAAAGFYYLVKKLRDGQKRAEGCQMKTDERDEASELETDETDEASVLETDERNKASVLEKRLRQLEELIFEIQRENKREIEILQTALAEAESKYEKVMKSQVQVENENLDLIFNIHLLQDTLQDYKKELHAAYRKCSMSLMEYEQEKFTHSLLQTKFKKMEGTLKWSINYLNVVVAEAQRKYETLQDVNAELRDDNNDLMSAFDFEQLSELYRKCDIINNVVVAEAQRKYETLQDINAELRDENNDLISAFNSLQDTVDEANEKLSEVQRKCDIIRKERKCEMDYHSMLKLEYQEMKEFLADEESLMVQLLQNKQVALVEAEKKYEQATVSHEATRTKNYELLSESDVLQDCVDELKVKIVKTRLRTKKLTEDYQKALENFNILNSECKEMLQNCEKLIQEIDHDHDAHMILINQYNQLKELSVQISQATKLQAFVQTLEEELEDTRRKCDVLTAEKEQKMVAEKFQQLQYKEMKKNCKRCYELLKVRCFSSHD from the exons ATGACACCATATTGGATAAGTCTTGATTTGGCTACAGATCTTCTTCTGGCTGCAGCTGGACTTGCGGTCGCTGCTGCAGGATTTTATTATTTGGTGAAGAAGCTAAGAGATGGACAGAAAAGAGCGGAG GGATGTCAAATGAAGACGGATGAGAGGGACGAGGCGTCCGAGCTGGAGACGGATGAGACGGATGAGGCGTCCGTGCTGGAGACGGATGAGAGGAACAAGGCGTCCGTGCTGGAGAAAAGACTGAGACAACTGGAGGAACTGATCTttgagatacagagagagaataagagagaaatTGAG ATCCTGCAGACTGCTCTTGCTGAAGCTGAGAGTAAATATGAGAAGGTGATGAAGTCACAAGTTCAGGTAGAGAACGAGAACTTGGACCTGATATTCAATATACATTTGCTGCAAGACACATTGCAGGACTACAAGAAAGAGCTTCATGCGGCATACAGGAAGTGCAGCATGTCACTGATG GAGTACGAGCAGGAGAAGTTCACTCACAGTCTCTTACAGACAAAGTTCAAGAAGATGGAGGGAACTTTGAAATGGAGCATTAACTATTTGAAT GTAGTTGTGGCTGAAGCTCAGAGAAAATATGAGACGCTGCAGGACGTCAATGCTGAGCTACGGGACGACAACAACGACCTGATGTCTGCATTCGACTTTGAACAGCTCTCTGAGCTATACAGGAAGTGTGACATCATAAATAAT GTAGTTGTGGCTGAAGCTCAGAGAAAATACGAGACGCTGCAGGACATCAATGCTGAGCTACGGGACGAGAACAACGACCTGATATCTGCATTCAACTCGCTGCAAGACACGGTGGACGAGGCCAATGAAAAACTCAGTGAGGTACAGAGGAAGTGTGACATCATAAGAAAG GAGCGTAAGTGCGAGATGGACTATCACAGTATGCTGAAGTTAGAGTACCAGGAGATGAAGGAATTTTTAGCAGACGAGGAGTCACTAATGGTTCAATTATTG CAGAACAAGCAGGTCGCTCTGGTTGAAGCTGAGAAGAAATATGAGCAGGCGACGGTGTCCCATGAGGCGACTAGAACAAAGAACTATGAGCTGTTATCTGAATCGGATGTTCTACAAGATTGTGTGGACGAGTTGAAAGTAAAGATTGTTAAGACTCGGCTCAGGACTAAAAAGTTAACGGAG GATTATCAGAAAGCACTGGAGAATTTTAACATCCTGAATTCAGAGTGCAAGGAGATGTTACAGAACTGTGAAAAGTTAATCCAG GAGATTGATCACGATCACGACGCTCACATGATCCTGATAAATCAGTATAATCAGCTGAAG GAGCTGTCTGTCCAGATATCCCAGGCGACCAAACTGCAAGCCTTTGTACAGACGCTGGAGGAAGAGCTCGAAGATACACGCAGAAAATGTGATGTGTTAACGGCG GAGAAAGAGCAAAAGATGGTGGCTGAAAAGTTCCAACAGCTGCAGTACAAAGAGATGAAGAAAAATTGTAAACGGTGTTATGAGTTACTAAAAGTAcgttgtttttcttctcatgACTGA